A region of Maribacter algicola DNA encodes the following proteins:
- a CDS encoding LysR family transcriptional regulator gives MNYTLHQLQIFLKISELQSITKASEELHLTQPAVSIQLKNFQDQFPIPLTEVVGRRLFVTDFGKEIAQAAEKILNQVQEINYRTMAFQGRLSGRLKISVVSTGKYVMPFFMSDFMKVNPGVDLIMDVTNKTKVVRSLERNEVDFALVSVLPDKLKVSSVALMPNKLFYVSDYQRELPKSHTKQYLFEKLPLIYREPGSATRNAMEGFITENRYSVTKKLELTSNEAVKQAVIAGLGCSIMPLIGIKNSLRNNELRIIPIKGLPIITTWNLIWLKSKNLSPAAVAFLDYLTEKKEEIINEKFNWIKDF, from the coding sequence ATGAATTATACATTGCACCAACTTCAGATTTTTCTTAAGATATCTGAATTACAAAGTATTACGAAAGCTTCTGAAGAGTTGCATTTAACACAGCCTGCCGTATCGATACAGCTGAAAAATTTTCAAGACCAGTTTCCAATCCCCTTGACGGAAGTTGTGGGAAGAAGACTTTTTGTGACGGATTTTGGGAAGGAAATAGCCCAGGCGGCAGAGAAAATCTTGAATCAGGTTCAAGAGATCAATTACAGGACTATGGCTTTTCAAGGAAGACTTTCCGGTCGATTAAAGATATCGGTTGTTTCTACGGGAAAATATGTGATGCCTTTTTTTATGTCGGATTTTATGAAGGTTAACCCAGGTGTGGATTTGATCATGGACGTGACCAATAAAACAAAAGTAGTGCGAAGTTTGGAAAGAAACGAGGTGGATTTTGCGCTGGTTTCCGTATTGCCGGATAAGCTTAAAGTTTCGTCGGTGGCGTTGATGCCAAACAAGCTGTTTTATGTGAGCGATTATCAAAGGGAATTGCCTAAAAGTCATACCAAGCAATATCTTTTTGAAAAATTGCCTCTCATTTACAGGGAACCGGGTTCCGCTACAAGAAACGCCATGGAAGGCTTTATTACTGAAAACCGATATTCCGTCACTAAAAAACTGGAGCTAACCTCCAATGAAGCGGTCAAGCAGGCCGTTATTGCAGGGCTAGGATGTTCCATCATGCCTTTGATAGGCATTAAAAACTCGCTTAGGAACAACGAACTGAGAATCATACCCATTAAAGGACTGCCAATTATTACCACTTGGAACCTAATTTGGTTAAAATCTAAAAACCTTTCCCCTGCAGCGGTCGCCTTCTTGGACTATTTAACCGAGAAAAAAGAGGAAATCATAAATGAAAAATTTAATTGGATTAAGGATTTTTAA
- a CDS encoding proton-conducting transporter transmembrane domain-containing protein yields the protein MTPQQTTFTKISNEHTGKTWLTDIFPVLFWAIFFANLLFTLVHFPNIPEWQWEELFRTNGFTFLLIITVSFFSAIIATYAKFYFKEQGQRSNFMLLCLAFTLSVQFFIVSKHILLLLLGWSLMGLVMSRLIGFHSQWSEAKEAKRVARNYFLIGSFLLGVGLLLPAAYNNSMTLDAWTDAIGQTPKYILLLSAFCIIVAALIQSAIFPFHKWLLSSMTAPTPASALMHAGFVNGSGIILTLLAPIIVASNTLDILLIIGGLTAIVAQFTKLIQVNVKQRLACSTIAQMGFMIMQCGLGFFNAAIAHLILHGFYKASLFLSSGEEVEKLHPKSPPSIRIKWYQGLIVLVFSLLGAYLFALLTGKGLTWDSGIFLTLIAAITVGQMTYNLVKLNPLKGWQKMVLPPLLFISGIAVYALVYKLVTTFMTGMEIIAIPTQITPFQIVFGIVFLVGFFIMKLGSYRKIPWLYVKLLGLSQPSKKSFLNYKN from the coding sequence ATGACACCACAGCAAACCACGTTCACAAAAATATCAAACGAGCATACTGGTAAAACTTGGCTTACGGATATATTCCCGGTCTTATTTTGGGCCATTTTCTTTGCCAACCTACTTTTTACCTTGGTTCACTTTCCCAATATTCCAGAATGGCAGTGGGAAGAACTGTTTAGAACCAATGGTTTTACCTTTCTTCTTATAATTACCGTTTCCTTTTTCAGCGCCATTATTGCCACCTATGCCAAATTTTATTTTAAAGAACAGGGACAGAGGTCCAATTTTATGTTATTGTGCCTAGCGTTCACGCTCTCTGTACAGTTCTTCATTGTTTCCAAGCATATCCTGCTGTTACTGTTGGGCTGGTCGCTTATGGGCCTGGTCATGTCCAGACTTATTGGATTCCATTCGCAATGGAGCGAGGCCAAGGAAGCAAAAAGAGTGGCAAGAAATTACTTTTTAATAGGTAGTTTTCTTTTGGGGGTAGGCCTATTGCTACCTGCCGCCTATAACAATAGTATGACCTTGGATGCTTGGACGGATGCCATTGGACAAACTCCAAAATACATCCTATTGCTTTCAGCTTTTTGTATTATTGTTGCCGCTTTGATCCAGTCTGCCATATTCCCTTTTCACAAATGGTTACTATCTTCCATGACGGCCCCTACTCCTGCATCTGCCCTCATGCATGCAGGTTTTGTGAACGGGTCTGGAATAATCCTAACCTTGTTGGCGCCCATTATTGTTGCATCCAACACCTTGGATATACTGCTCATCATTGGCGGGCTTACGGCCATCGTAGCACAGTTTACAAAACTTATCCAAGTCAACGTGAAACAACGTTTGGCGTGTTCCACTATTGCGCAGATGGGTTTTATGATCATGCAATGCGGCCTTGGTTTTTTCAATGCAGCCATCGCGCATCTTATCCTACATGGGTTTTATAAAGCATCCCTTTTTCTCTCCAGCGGGGAAGAGGTTGAAAAACTTCATCCAAAATCCCCACCATCCATACGTATAAAATGGTACCAAGGGCTGATTGTTTTAGTATTCAGCTTACTGGGGGCTTACCTTTTCGCCCTACTCACCGGAAAAGGATTGACTTGGGACAGCGGCATATTCTTAACGCTGATAGCGGCCATCACAGTGGGACAAATGACCTACAATCTCGTAAAGCTTAATCCACTCAAAGGATGGCAGAAAATGGTGTTGCCCCCGTTACTTTTTATTTCAGGAATCGCGGTATATGCCCTCGTATATAAATTGGTGACCACCTTTATGACCGGGATGGAAATCATTGCTATACCAACCCAGATCACACCTTTTCAAATTGTATTTGGTATTGTGTTCTTAGTGGGGTTCTTTATCATGAAACTTGGAAGCTACAGAAAAATCCCTTGGCTTTATGTAAAACTTCTGGGCCTGTCCCAACCCTCCAAAAAATCCTTTTTAAATTATAAAAACTAA
- a CDS encoding efflux RND transporter periplasmic adaptor subunit, with protein MTNKKILWICLGILLAGVAITTLIFSTEPEAQTEGATVETAMLVEVTEVQMGTFEPVIVATGTVQPVEDVQLSALVPGQIIRRDPAFTPGGFVKKNQVLLQIDPSDYENTLELRRSELLQSQTTLDTEMGRQQIALQDLQLIVDDSLFGNDPLSEEERQLVLRKPQLNAVKATIEASKASVKQAQLNLERTTIRAPFDAHILTQNVSTGSQVAQGDNLGRIVGTEYYWVNTTVPVSKLKWLKFPKTSTDKGSLVRIENSTTWPSGTYREGHLDRQIGALDGQTRLARVLVRVEDPLGQKQYTVETPMLIIGSFVEVFIKASPIKNVVRLDKGFVRSSETVWVMKDNKLEIREVDIALTDDKYAYISNGLQSGDKVITTDLSTVSNGIGLRTKGQDKANTSE; from the coding sequence ATGACCAATAAAAAAATACTATGGATATGTTTGGGGATTTTGCTGGCCGGTGTCGCCATCACCACACTAATTTTCTCCACGGAGCCGGAGGCCCAGACAGAAGGTGCGACGGTAGAAACGGCCATGTTGGTTGAAGTTACGGAAGTGCAAATGGGTACTTTTGAACCGGTAATCGTGGCGACAGGCACTGTACAGCCTGTTGAGGATGTGCAATTGAGCGCATTGGTTCCCGGCCAGATAATTAGAAGAGATCCCGCCTTTACACCCGGTGGCTTTGTAAAAAAGAACCAGGTTTTGCTTCAAATAGACCCTTCCGATTATGAAAATACCCTTGAACTCAGAAGAAGCGAACTGTTGCAATCCCAGACTACGTTGGATACGGAAATGGGGCGGCAGCAAATTGCTTTGCAAGATCTGCAGCTAATTGTTGACGACTCCCTTTTTGGAAACGATCCGCTATCCGAGGAAGAGCGCCAGTTAGTACTTAGAAAACCTCAGCTAAATGCAGTGAAGGCAACCATTGAGGCTTCCAAAGCATCAGTGAAACAGGCCCAATTAAATCTTGAAAGAACCACTATAAGGGCACCTTTTGATGCACACATACTTACGCAAAATGTATCCACGGGTTCACAAGTAGCACAAGGAGATAATTTGGGAAGAATCGTAGGTACGGAATATTATTGGGTGAATACCACAGTTCCCGTTTCAAAGCTAAAATGGTTGAAATTCCCAAAAACTAGCACGGACAAAGGGTCGCTTGTGCGGATAGAAAACTCGACCACTTGGCCCAGCGGGACCTATAGGGAGGGCCATCTGGACCGACAAATTGGGGCACTGGACGGACAGACCCGCCTTGCCCGCGTGTTGGTACGTGTGGAAGACCCACTTGGCCAAAAACAGTATACTGTGGAAACGCCTATGCTCATTATCGGTTCATTTGTGGAGGTCTTTATCAAAGCAAGTCCCATCAAAAATGTTGTCCGTTTGGATAAAGGATTTGTCCGTAGCAGTGAGACCGTCTGGGTAATGAAGGACAATAAATTGGAAATAAGGGAAGTGGATATCGCTTTGACGGACGACAAGTATGCCTATATATCAAACGGGTTACAGTCTGGTGATAAGGTAATTACTACTGATTTAAGTACGGTAAGTAACGGAATCGGCCTACGTACAAAAGGGCAGGATAAAGCGAATACCTCAGAATAA
- a CDS encoding DUF2188 domain-containing protein, whose amino-acid sequence MPSEKSILRTIIELLEVFFNSSRSLNRTRTWHQHVVPYEDGWAVRREGNKRITSKHRKQSTALEKAKRLARKYNADVIIHRENGEIRDRIQYRDSNP is encoded by the coding sequence ATGCCCTCGGAAAAATCCATTCTACGTACTATAATCGAACTTCTGGAAGTCTTTTTCAACAGCTCCCGAAGCCTAAATAGAACAAGGACCTGGCACCAACATGTGGTTCCTTACGAAGATGGTTGGGCCGTTCGCCGCGAAGGAAATAAGCGTATTACCAGCAAGCACCGAAAACAGAGTACGGCCTTGGAAAAAGCCAAAAGATTGGCACGAAAATATAATGCGGATGTCATTATCCACAGGGAAAACGGGGAGATCCGGGATAGGATACAATATAGAGATTCCAACCCATAA
- a CDS encoding efflux RND transporter permease subunit produces the protein MEEKEKATEKNPRKEGAIAYMARNSIATNLLMLLLLGGGIFTMYTIQKEVFPEFQLDFVEVSVAYPGASPAEVEQGILQPVEEAIRGVNGIKEIVSEAQEGSGQVTIELVAGTERMKAFQDIDQAINRIRTFPDDIEEPEVALQNRQRDVIQIGLFGKADIWTLRKLAERLRTILLNNPEITQVELGNVPEYETRIEVPRSNLQKYSLTLGQIADIIRQSSNDVPAGAVQTQSGEILLRMQERKQWAEEFGNITIISSADGANLLLRDIATITDGFEEVGFHGQFNQENYVELRIFRIGDQSPLKIAEEVQSILADFQLPLGIKYRTDSNRAADYEERLSLLTENGVLAILIVLVILTLFLEYRLAFWVMMGMTVSFIGGMIFLPLIGISVNMISMFGFLVVLGIVVDDAIVVGENVYEYRQKGLSPIKAAIAGTKDVSLPVTFSIVTTIIAFVPLLFMPGETGKFWQPLPAVVIVILAVSLIEALFILPSHLAHLKKEQNKNKWVRKLEGWQRSFAMGFDNFIENKYRPILDKCLQYRYITLCAAVTLLLIVGGYGYSGHMGMIMMPEVAADEIECGVRLPVGTTPDQAAKVAKEISDATQRMFEEHNLYEVAEGIKTNVRGQNFIDVEIVMLPPDQRDITAGEMIALWRDNIGDIQGVDQITFEAERGPGGARQAISVDLSHSDIDVLERASAAFVERMKEFSNTRDVTDNYNKGKLQYDFKLLPQGRNLGLTSDDIGRQVRDGFFGALAMRQLRGMNEIEVRVKLPLEERKDIKNLEDFLIRTTDGIEVPLMEVVEVEQREAFTSINRRDGRRVVNVGMDVEPANSVSRVLASMQEEVLPQLRSDFPGTTWTFEGSQADMRESTNTLKAGFSIAMLLIYALLAIAFSSYTQPLIVMTAIPFGIVGAVIGHILLGYDLSLVSLMGVIALSGVVVNDSLIMIDFANKRRLAGDSIYESIHEAGLRRFRPIILTTMTTFGGLAPIILETSSQAFYLIPMAISLGFGIVFATAIILVIVPCLYLILEDIKLLRKKGNTVKRVDVLKA, from the coding sequence ATGGAAGAAAAAGAAAAAGCTACAGAAAAGAACCCAAGAAAAGAAGGTGCCATTGCCTATATGGCCCGAAATTCCATCGCCACTAACCTATTGATGCTGTTATTATTAGGAGGAGGAATCTTTACCATGTATACCATACAAAAAGAGGTTTTTCCTGAATTTCAATTGGATTTTGTGGAAGTCTCCGTGGCCTACCCAGGGGCCTCACCTGCGGAAGTTGAACAGGGAATCCTACAACCCGTGGAGGAAGCCATTCGCGGGGTTAATGGTATTAAAGAAATTGTGTCCGAGGCCCAGGAGGGTTCAGGACAGGTAACGATAGAACTTGTGGCAGGTACAGAAAGGATGAAGGCCTTTCAAGATATCGATCAGGCAATCAATCGAATCCGGACCTTCCCAGACGATATAGAGGAGCCCGAAGTAGCCCTCCAAAACAGACAGCGCGATGTTATTCAAATAGGATTGTTCGGCAAGGCCGATATCTGGACCTTACGGAAATTGGCAGAACGACTGAGGACTATTTTACTGAATAACCCTGAAATAACCCAGGTAGAATTGGGTAATGTACCGGAGTACGAGACACGCATAGAAGTACCCCGAAGCAACCTGCAAAAATATAGTCTAACCCTTGGCCAAATTGCGGATATCATCCGCCAAAGTAGTAATGATGTTCCCGCTGGAGCGGTACAGACCCAAAGTGGGGAGATTTTATTGCGCATGCAGGAACGTAAGCAATGGGCGGAAGAATTTGGGAACATCACCATCATTTCCTCTGCGGACGGTGCAAACCTTCTTCTTAGGGATATCGCCACCATCACTGACGGATTTGAAGAGGTTGGCTTTCATGGTCAATTCAATCAAGAGAATTATGTAGAACTGCGCATTTTTCGCATAGGAGATCAATCTCCCCTAAAAATTGCGGAGGAGGTCCAAAGTATTTTGGCCGACTTTCAATTACCCCTGGGCATAAAATATAGAACAGATAGTAACAGGGCTGCGGACTATGAAGAAAGGCTCTCCCTTTTAACAGAAAATGGTGTTTTGGCCATTCTAATAGTATTGGTCATTCTAACCCTATTCTTGGAATATAGATTGGCATTTTGGGTCATGATGGGAATGACGGTCTCCTTCATAGGGGGTATGATATTTCTCCCATTGATCGGTATTAGTGTAAATATGATATCCATGTTCGGGTTTTTAGTGGTTTTAGGTATTGTAGTGGATGATGCCATTGTAGTGGGCGAAAACGTATACGAGTATCGGCAAAAAGGCCTCAGCCCCATTAAGGCAGCAATTGCAGGCACCAAGGATGTTTCACTTCCTGTGACCTTTAGCATCGTAACCACCATAATTGCCTTTGTTCCCCTTCTTTTCATGCCAGGGGAAACGGGTAAATTTTGGCAACCGTTGCCAGCCGTGGTAATCGTCATTCTTGCAGTTTCCTTGATAGAGGCACTTTTCATTCTTCCCTCCCACTTGGCCCACTTGAAAAAAGAACAGAATAAAAATAAATGGGTAAGAAAACTGGAAGGATGGCAAAGGTCCTTTGCTATGGGATTCGATAATTTTATAGAAAACAAGTACAGGCCAATTTTGGACAAATGTCTGCAATACCGATACATTACATTGTGTGCCGCTGTTACTTTATTATTGATAGTAGGTGGATATGGATACAGTGGCCATATGGGAATGATAATGATGCCGGAGGTCGCTGCAGACGAAATCGAGTGTGGAGTAAGGCTCCCGGTAGGTACAACACCGGACCAAGCCGCAAAAGTGGCAAAGGAGATTTCCGATGCTACCCAGCGGATGTTCGAAGAGCATAACCTTTACGAAGTAGCCGAGGGTATAAAGACCAATGTGCGGGGTCAAAATTTTATCGATGTGGAAATTGTTATGTTGCCCCCGGACCAACGCGATATCACCGCAGGTGAAATGATTGCCCTTTGGCGCGATAACATTGGTGATATTCAAGGGGTTGACCAAATTACGTTTGAGGCAGAGCGTGGACCAGGCGGTGCCCGTCAGGCAATCAGCGTGGATTTAAGCCATTCGGATATTGACGTACTCGAACGTGCAAGTGCGGCCTTTGTGGAGCGCATGAAGGAATTTTCCAATACACGTGATGTTACGGACAACTACAACAAAGGAAAGCTACAGTATGATTTTAAGCTACTTCCTCAAGGACGAAATCTAGGCTTAACTTCCGATGATATTGGAAGACAGGTTCGGGATGGATTTTTTGGGGCTCTGGCCATGCGACAGTTACGAGGTATGAACGAAATTGAGGTCAGGGTAAAACTTCCTTTGGAAGAGCGAAAAGATATCAAAAATCTGGAGGATTTCCTTATCCGTACTACGGATGGTATTGAAGTGCCCTTAATGGAAGTGGTGGAAGTGGAGCAACGAGAGGCCTTTACCAGCATAAATCGAAGGGATGGCAGAAGGGTCGTTAACGTAGGAATGGATGTGGAACCTGCTAATTCGGTCAGTCGGGTATTGGCTTCCATGCAAGAGGAGGTCCTTCCGCAACTGCGAAGTGATTTCCCAGGTACCACATGGACCTTTGAAGGTAGTCAAGCAGATATGCGTGAAAGTACCAACACCTTGAAGGCCGGATTTTCCATTGCCATGTTATTGATATATGCCCTCTTGGCCATTGCCTTTAGCAGTTACACTCAACCGTTGATAGTTATGACGGCCATTCCTTTTGGAATCGTTGGTGCGGTTATCGGTCATATATTATTGGGCTATGACCTTTCCTTGGTAAGTCTTATGGGTGTCATTGCGCTTTCTGGGGTGGTGGTAAACGATTCCCTCATAATGATCGATTTTGCCAATAAACGGCGATTGGCCGGAGACTCCATTTATGAGTCCATACATGAAGCCGGACTTCGTAGGTTTAGACCTATCATCCTAACAACGATGACCACATTTGGGGGATTGGCGCCCATTATTCTGGAAACATCCAGTCAGGCGTTTTACCTAATACCCATGGCGATTTCTTTAGGATTCGGAATCGTTTTTGCTACTGCGATCATCTTGGTCATTGTACCCTGCCTTTATCTTATATTGGAGGACATAAAGCTATTGCGAAAGAAGGGCAACACCGTAAAACGAGTGGATGTTCTAAAGGCTTAG
- a CDS encoding DUF2309 domain-containing protein, which produces MNQLDIDILVDRATEYVGNTWPLYSFVTSNPLSGFESRHFLQATQEAGDLLRAQMFPKASVYKKALDSGAIAISEIKDILREKGYSYSPEHSLELMTKKTPKGTESKENALDRYMVKWLSSFMDEGLAEWEMPYKSEGFYQAWRKLAPYDDSLGIVRLTMIPKTSDDALEMLLDGLPKEVILKAFSQHLAALPGWTGYIKHRANNLKAWQQEAPIDLKDYLAVRLWANKKLGFGLVNKDISDNTKDQTTELHYIWLMAWERSWQKELLKTLKKSDIGVSKSEDSKPDAQMVFCIDTRSELIRRHVEFQGNYETFGYAGFFGIAMDYENPKNGLSQKACPPILESCYLVSENAKEDKEASKNHLDNKNEIRSFWNYFLKRMKNMLPSTFGFVEGSGFLYGLNLTARTLFSNSIYQWKNKTGNTYETVCTPDIKNTNKKDSHTISIDLTEKVAIVKSAFDLMGWKNFAPLVVFAGHGSHSANNPFGSSLDCGACAATPGRHNARMLAKLANEKEVREVLLNHHGLKVPESTYFMGAEHNTTTDEIVLFDADAPQSHQEALESLKINLKKAQISATQERLGRTKNSVSQAQLNASNWGETRPEWGLAKNASFVIGPRKLTQNHNLDGRCFLHSYDWQTDPEGKALEAIMQGPMVVTQWINNHYYFSTVDNEVFGAGTKTTHNVTGKFGVVQGNGGDLKRGLPWESLYDEKDTPYHPPLRLTVVINAPLKRVNKILDNNESLKSLIANEWLHLIIMDPGKNDEILWKPDQLIWVKKKKNGANTSLQDKKYEELSV; this is translated from the coding sequence ATGAATCAATTGGACATCGATATACTAGTAGATAGGGCCACGGAATACGTAGGAAACACATGGCCCCTCTATTCGTTTGTGACCTCCAATCCCCTAAGTGGTTTCGAAAGCCGACATTTTTTACAGGCAACCCAAGAAGCCGGGGACCTCTTAAGGGCGCAAATGTTCCCTAAGGCTTCGGTTTACAAAAAAGCCTTGGATAGCGGAGCTATAGCCATTTCCGAAATAAAGGATATTTTAAGGGAGAAAGGGTATTCCTATTCTCCTGAGCATTCTTTGGAGCTAATGACAAAAAAGACCCCTAAGGGAACGGAGTCTAAGGAAAATGCGTTGGACCGCTACATGGTAAAGTGGCTTTCCTCCTTTATGGACGAAGGTCTGGCGGAATGGGAAATGCCTTATAAGTCCGAAGGATTTTATCAAGCTTGGAGAAAATTGGCACCGTACGATGATAGTTTAGGTATTGTTCGGTTGACCATGATTCCCAAAACCAGTGATGATGCCCTAGAAATGTTGTTGGATGGATTGCCCAAAGAAGTGATCCTGAAAGCCTTTTCCCAACATCTAGCGGCCTTGCCGGGATGGACCGGTTACATAAAACACAGAGCGAACAATCTCAAGGCTTGGCAACAGGAGGCCCCTATAGACCTTAAGGACTATTTGGCCGTACGACTTTGGGCAAATAAAAAGTTGGGATTCGGACTTGTAAATAAGGATATATCGGACAATACGAAAGACCAAACCACTGAACTCCACTATATATGGCTAATGGCCTGGGAAAGAAGTTGGCAGAAAGAATTGTTAAAGACCCTAAAAAAGTCGGATATCGGCGTTTCAAAAAGCGAAGATTCGAAGCCCGATGCACAGATGGTATTCTGTATAGATACACGATCAGAACTCATCCGTAGACATGTGGAATTTCAGGGTAACTACGAAACCTTTGGGTATGCGGGTTTCTTTGGTATAGCCATGGATTACGAAAACCCAAAGAACGGCCTGTCACAAAAAGCCTGTCCGCCCATTTTGGAATCCTGTTATCTGGTTTCGGAAAATGCCAAAGAAGACAAGGAAGCTTCCAAAAATCATCTGGACAACAAAAACGAGATACGTTCCTTTTGGAACTATTTTCTAAAGCGGATGAAGAATATGTTGCCCTCCACCTTTGGTTTTGTGGAAGGTTCTGGATTTCTTTACGGACTTAACCTTACGGCACGCACGCTTTTTTCTAATTCCATATACCAATGGAAAAACAAAACTGGAAATACGTATGAAACGGTGTGTACCCCGGACATTAAAAATACCAACAAAAAGGATTCCCATACCATTTCCATTGACTTGACGGAAAAAGTAGCCATTGTGAAATCCGCCTTTGATTTAATGGGTTGGAAAAACTTTGCGCCCTTGGTAGTTTTCGCGGGCCATGGAAGCCATTCTGCCAATAATCCCTTTGGTTCCAGTTTGGACTGTGGTGCCTGCGCGGCAACGCCGGGAAGGCACAATGCACGGATGTTGGCAAAACTCGCCAATGAAAAAGAGGTTAGGGAAGTACTTTTGAATCATCATGGGCTGAAAGTTCCTGAATCTACCTATTTTATGGGTGCGGAACACAATACTACCACCGATGAGATCGTACTTTTTGATGCCGATGCACCTCAATCGCACCAAGAAGCCTTGGAAAGTCTCAAGATAAACCTGAAAAAAGCCCAGATTTCTGCGACGCAGGAAAGATTGGGACGAACCAAAAACAGTGTCTCCCAAGCACAATTGAATGCAAGCAATTGGGGGGAAACAAGGCCGGAATGGGGACTTGCCAAAAACGCCAGTTTCGTGATTGGACCAAGAAAATTGACGCAAAACCACAATCTGGACGGGCGGTGCTTTCTCCACTCCTACGATTGGCAAACCGATCCTGAAGGAAAGGCCCTAGAAGCTATAATGCAAGGACCCATGGTCGTCACCCAATGGATTAATAACCACTATTACTTTTCCACCGTGGATAACGAAGTCTTTGGCGCTGGTACCAAGACCACTCATAATGTTACGGGAAAATTCGGTGTGGTGCAGGGCAATGGTGGCGATCTTAAACGTGGGTTGCCCTGGGAATCCCTTTATGATGAAAAGGATACCCCGTATCACCCTCCATTAAGGCTGACCGTAGTGATCAATGCCCCACTGAAAAGAGTGAACAAAATATTGGATAATAACGAATCGTTAAAATCCTTGATTGCCAATGAATGGCTCCACCTCATCATTATGGATCCTGGAAAAAATGATGAGATACTCTGGAAACCAGATCAATTGATATGGGTCAAGAAAAAGAAAAATGGGGCAAATACATCCTTACAGGATAAAAAGTATGAAGAATTAAGTGTTTAA
- a CDS encoding efflux transporter outer membrane subunit: protein MSLPIENVQEFSTSGSMVLEDKWWTAFEDEQLNILIDSALRSNMDLAAIWQQFMAAKAVVRRQASNKWPQIDASAQTARNFPEPDFVGGENTQLGLSTSYEVDLWGRIRTAVQAEKLRSDASLYDYRIAAITLSSQIASTWYQLLVAKKQLEITDEQIAVNEDIIKLIRSRFVGGQIRAVDILRQAQLLESTKEQRIIFRTNVELLENQLAVLLGKQPQEPLELETRPLPQLTELPETGLPLELVRRRPDLQRSYALLLAADRDMASAVKSKYPRLSLSARGQLRSNNFDNLFKNWAYSIAGNLLAPLFYGGRLSAEVDRTEAIKRQRLYEYGQATLTAFQEVENGVTRDIMQKERLKNIERQLVLAEKSNKQLRIEFLNGFSPYLDVLIGLDAEQQLRRDFLDAQLQQIQIRIDLYRALAGGFETEREIEMEKTR from the coding sequence GTGTCACTCCCTATTGAAAATGTTCAGGAATTTTCAACTTCAGGCTCCATGGTATTGGAAGACAAGTGGTGGACCGCTTTTGAAGACGAACAGCTAAATATATTGATAGATAGCGCGCTCCGTTCCAACATGGACTTGGCGGCCATTTGGCAACAGTTTATGGCAGCCAAAGCAGTGGTGCGTAGACAGGCGTCTAATAAATGGCCACAGATAGATGCATCGGCACAGACAGCACGTAATTTCCCGGAACCGGATTTCGTGGGTGGTGAGAATACCCAGCTAGGATTGTCTACTTCCTATGAGGTGGATTTATGGGGAAGAATACGTACAGCGGTACAAGCGGAAAAACTTCGGTCAGACGCAAGTCTTTACGACTACAGAATAGCGGCAATTACGCTCTCCTCCCAAATAGCTTCCACGTGGTATCAGTTGCTCGTCGCTAAAAAGCAATTGGAAATTACGGATGAACAGATAGCTGTCAACGAGGACATCATCAAACTGATTCGTTCCAGATTCGTAGGTGGTCAGATACGTGCCGTGGATATTTTAAGGCAAGCGCAATTATTGGAAAGCACCAAGGAACAGCGCATTATTTTTAGGACCAACGTGGAACTGTTGGAAAACCAGCTTGCCGTGCTTCTTGGAAAACAACCTCAGGAACCTTTGGAACTTGAGACCCGACCCCTACCCCAACTAACCGAACTTCCAGAAACGGGACTGCCTCTGGAACTGGTTAGAAGACGGCCCGATTTACAAAGATCCTATGCCCTATTGCTAGCGGCCGACCGCGATATGGCATCCGCAGTAAAAAGTAAATATCCTAGGCTTTCATTGAGCGCCAGAGGACAATTGCGTTCCAATAATTTTGACAATCTCTTTAAAAATTGGGCCTACTCCATCGCCGGAAACCTATTGGCGCCCCTCTTTTATGGTGGCCGACTAAGTGCCGAAGTTGATCGAACCGAAGCAATCAAACGTCAAAGACTCTATGAATACGGCCAAGCCACCTTAACGGCCTTTCAGGAGGTAGAAAATGGTGTTACTAGGGACATTATGCAGAAAGAACGCCTGAAAAATATTGAAAGACAATTGGTCTTGGCTGAAAAAAGCAACAAACAATTGCGAATAGAGTTTCTGAACGGATTCAGCCCCTACTTGGACGTGCTCATTGGACTGGATGCGGAGCAACAGTTGCGAAGGGATTTCTTGGACGCGCAATTGCAGCAGATCCAGATACGGATCGATTTATACCGTGCTTTGGCAGGTGGATTTGAGACCGAAAGGGAAATTGAAATGGAAAAAACGAGATAA